A single genomic interval of Thermoplasmata archaeon harbors:
- a CDS encoding nucleotidyltransferase domain-containing protein, whose protein sequence is MTDSSNDPFTALLGNILGNPARLRVTQLLVRLPDKEFTGRETARLLGLSPSTALEALRILAASGLAHRRTIGRAYVFQANRDSYLFSILDNLLRSEDRIRKELLKKVRSTLGDGAVSVVLFGSYARGTPGPSSDLDLLVVTEDPKSMGGRLDKLEALFLRRYGLHVDAKVLTPQELRARASLPYVRAARAEGIAVGGRSLEEVIGHGSQDP, encoded by the coding sequence ATGACCGATTCATCGAACGATCCGTTCACCGCGCTGCTCGGGAACATCCTAGGCAACCCAGCGAGGCTCCGGGTCACCCAGCTCCTGGTGCGCCTGCCCGACAAGGAGTTTACCGGGAGGGAGACCGCGAGGCTCCTCGGCCTGAGCCCCTCCACGGCCCTGGAGGCGCTGCGGATCCTCGCCGCCAGCGGGCTCGCCCACCGGCGAACGATCGGACGCGCCTACGTGTTCCAGGCGAACCGCGACTCCTACCTGTTCTCCATCCTGGACAACCTCCTCCGGTCCGAGGACCGCATCCGCAAGGAGCTCCTCAAGAAGGTCCGCTCCACGCTGGGAGACGGCGCGGTCTCGGTCGTCCTCTTCGGGAGCTACGCCCGGGGGACCCCGGGCCCCTCCAGCGACCTCGACCTCCTGGTCGTCACGGAGGATCCGAAGAGCATGGGGGGGCGACTGGACAAGCTCGAGGCCCTGTTCCTCCGGCGGTACGGGCTTCATGTGGACGCCAAGGTCCTCACCCCGCAGGAGCTACGGGCGCGGGCGTCGCTCCCCTATGTCCGGGCGGCGCGGGCG